The nucleotide window tattatgataatttctcGCTGTTAGCTATTGTCAAGTGTGAAATTTCTTTGCAGGTATTGCCAGCAGGCGGGCTTCACCGAGGAGGAAATGGATATCATTTGCCAGCCGCTCGTAGCGGCGATGCGTCGCTCATGGTTGCAGCTCGTCTTCCGCGGTACTCTGGTGCTGATAGTGCTGGGCACCCTGGCCTGTCTCGCGGCGCAGCTCGACTTTGTCGGCACACATTTCACCGCCCTTAGTCGTCTGCTACTGATCAAGGTGTTGCCCATCTGGAACTGGCAGCCGCTCTATTACGAGAATTGCATGATTAACAATCCCTTCTACAACGATTACACTATCACGGAGGAGGACTGCGTGGTATGTGCTTTGTATTGTATATCATTAGAGTCTACAATCGTAGCTATTGctcggtgaaaaaaaaaatgatcccAACACTTTCTTTCGTAGACTTGCGAGGCGTTGGAGACGATCAATCGTCTGTCGGACGTGCGATATCGTAATTTGGTCGACAATTATCTGAGTCGCGACGCACCGGCCATCATCACTGACGCGATGGATTCGTGGACAGTGATGAATACCGATTACTTTTGGTTCGACAATATCACCCATGTAAGTAACAGCTGATAAAACTATCAGCTTCGTCGTTTTACCTTTTCTAGATTCATTTGTCGCAAAAACGAGctgtagaagaaaaaaaacgattatttCTCGATGCGAGCAGCTTTATTTGGAGGACGAACGGCTGATGGAGACGGTACCCTGCGCCCTGACCTCCAACCTGCGTACCGGCTCGTCCGATCTAGCGGCTTTTCTGCGACGCGTACACGCACCCGAGGTGGCCAAGTGGTTCGTCCACTGGCAGAATTGCGACATCAATGCCGTGAAGGTACTCAGGAAGTACTACCAGCGACCGTACTTCCTTTCCAGTACGGTCTCGCCGGCGCATTTCAACTGGGTTCTCATGTCTTCGGATTACAACAGCCCGAACTACAAAAAGGTCGAGCTCGACTCTGGCCTGATCGCGCTCGCGCAGCTTCGAGGCGCAACTCAGCTACGGCTCACTCCCATTAATCCCTGCAACAGCTCGTGTCCGGAGCTAATCGCCGACTTGCATCAGGGCGAGATGCGTAAGTGCAGCGCGACTCGAGGCAGACTAAAGTACGGAATACCTTTAATACGGTAAATTGGCCGTTCTGAAAGAGAGACacgtacaaatttttatatatacgtcaattatataattattgaagtacattttatataattaaatatataattaaaaatatataattaaaaattattatacccgCAATTGAAATGCAATTTGCTGGCTGAAAGGTGTTTCGTATTTCCGGCTAAATTTGTGGGTGAACAGGGGATTGGGCTATAATGAATCGAATTTCCCcctccaatatatattttacatctcaATCTAAAttatcttcataaaattttagtattgTCTGCGATAATATTGTCAACCACTTGCTGCGAGGAATCGAGAGATTTTCGAATTAATCATATTCTGTCGCGAGAAAgtatatgtgtacgtgtacAATTTCCATCTCGCGATCAAGAATTCAGCTTATAACAGCCAAGTACTTTCAATTCTACATATTTCTCTGGAAAATCGgacaaagtatatatttatagttctTGATTTATAGaggaaaatcgcaaaattgaGCATGATAAAGTCAGCGAATTTCTTCTTCTTGAAAATGATGATTTTACTTATCGAACtcgttatatatgttttatacgtATTTTCGCGAATACTGATAACGACATCATTGTGATATGTCTTGTTGATCATTTATTCGTTATAACTATTGTCGCAGTTGTTTTCACGAACGTGATGTGGACGCTCGAGTACGCGCCGATGCGTGGGCTGGATAACATTGCCATACTGACGGAAACCGTTTGGGAGGAAGACACGTAGATTACATCACCGAAGATGGTCTTGTCGtcgtacgaaaaaaatatatctttaatccCTTAATACTCTCTCACGCGACAGTTATCAATCGATATTGTATACTCGTTCCTCATTATAATGACGCGCTAAATAAAGATTGAGCATTTCGGTTTCTCCAGCTGGATCGATTATTTTTCCCGTTCTCTCATCGTGATATTTCAGGTTTACAACGATatctataacaataaaaaaaattgtaagcgTAGTACAACTCtcgagaaaaattgaaaaggaaCAAAAAACGAATCGATTTAACGCTATGTAaaagtgaataaaattaacgatATTAGTTTATACAACGAGGTATACCAGAAGTAACAACAAACAAGattcgttttttattaattaatcgtttataataacattgtgtgtgtgtttttgtgggctctcttttttttttaatctcctctttatatatactttcctctttatatatactttagtaGCTTTTTGTCTTCCTGTTTCTTATTTCACTTCGACCTAGCAAGGAATAAGATTCGTTACGCGCACCGATTCATAGAAAAAACAAAGCGCAAGATTATTGAATAACAAACGTAGCtgacgtttctctctctcgctctctctctctctctctctttctctcttttttgacATGCTTAAGAGACAATgcaatggttttttttttttttttttttccttttccgtttatattaaaacgtaCGTGTATATAATCGATTTGCGCTACCTCCTGCACCTTTTTATACGTCCTTAACGTCTTGAGAAAGAATGACAATAATTGGcgactaattaataatttacgttCGGATAGCTTCGTAATCTCTCTCTTGTTATACCACCCCTCTGTCGATCACTTTGATTCGTTTAACTGCGCGCTTTCTCCCTCTGTCAGTGGAGTCTTTCTACGAAACAAAGGTTCACGGATCCCAGAACAGTGCGTCGTCGATCTCCTTGGATCGCCCTCCGGTGTCCATTTAAGATCAATATCCAGAGAGCtcgaaaagttattaattttgatcagCAGGGATCTTTTCGagtctaaaatataattatttcggaGAAAACAAGACATtcgaatataattgttaaatgtcTACTTTCAGCGcgaaaattgtacaatttttcaaacacatttttttcattcataaaaTACTTATCGAGGACAATCGTTCCCGTGACAGCGAGACTCTTAAACGGACTCCGCGAGATCGCTATTGACGCGTATCAGCCCGGGGTGtgtatatacgtgtgtatctgcgtgtgtgtgtgtgtgtgtgtgtgtgtgtgtgtgtgtgtgtgtgtgtgtgtgtgtgtgttgagCGCGGAGGGGAGGGGGCATTACATTCTATACTATTCGACACCTAGTAGGTGAAATTAACCCAGTGCCTTACGTCTAAAAGTATCTACCGAAAGAAACGTCCGGAAAAAGTAGGATTCATTGGGCGCATCTGCATTCCTTCCAACATTTCGGAGTTTGCTCGCTCGCTGGGTCGACGATTTTCTTTCCGACGTCGATCGCCACGATATCAAAAAGAGCTACACGGATCGTCCATTCAGTAGCACCTACAAGTTGATAACGATGAGAATATACAGTGAGATATACAGCGTGAGTCTCAATATAAACGCGATCCCGAGGAATCCGGCTCTGCCCAGTCATCCTGCATAATCGGTACCACTAGATTAACGCTGATGATTCGTCATTGCGGAAAAATTATCCGtaattttcttatctaaaaattatgagccgtttaattaattacatattataattatataaatagcgtaaataaagcataaattaagattcttaataatatagaaatgtcGTAGTTTTTTGCGGTGAAGACGCGATTCGCATTTCATAGAACACGATGACACGTGGTGAcatacaaagaaagaaaaaatcaattacatCCACGATTGTACAGATATAAAAGGAAATgacgtataatttttcaccactgagatataatttattgtaattcaaTGATCGCGACATTGTAATAACGCAATGACGGATCAGGAGCTTTGATGAGCTCTATACCATCGCGTGATCCTATCTGCGAAAAGATCGTTCtcgctattttttattgttctcATTTGTCGATCGGCCGCGATCGATAGTTATTGAATCGCTAGCACTTGGTTTGGAAATCTGGGACCAAGAGATGAGGATCGCGGATGATCAGTTTGAACGCGAGATACACGATAAAGTTTGTGTTCGCGCGAAAGTCATATAGGGGTGCGTTTTAGATGATTGTATCTAAAAGTCTAACGATGATAAGTAAAAATGCTtactcttttctctttctttctttctctctctctctctctctctctctctctctctctttgactTTGTACCGTAAGTAAAAGCACTAATGCGCGCCGCATAAGTTActctctatttctttctttttttctcttcaagaatctactctctctctctctcctattAGAATCCCACTCATCTCGCGTCGGTGCTCCCATATATAATTCTTGctcatttttttcctctctttatgcctataatcaatttttttaagttcgtAACAAACATGTATACTTTCTCGCTCGCGCGAAAGTACTATACACGGCTATATACTATAGAGATACGAAAACGCAGGAGACAACCGAGAAAACACATATAACGATCGCGATATACACGAGAGATACAAACACTCGCTCTATTAGTGTTTCGGTACTCGTTATAACATTCGCGGGAAGGGGGGAGAAAAGGGCGCATTGGAAACTTCGGTAtcagtctttttttttcacatcgcCTGAATTAAGATTACGATTTCGGATATGAATAACGGGGGCTGCTTGTAATAGTTAAGGGTGAAAATCGCATGTAGAGGGAGAAGATAATGAACGTAAAGTCGCTATCAGAGGTTGGCGTGTGCACGAAGGGACGTATTCTACAAACGAAGGACTTTCCAATTCTTATCAACCACCCGAATCCAGTCGTGTAGTTCCATAAATAAGCATCGATATTTACCTTCTTCTTACGCTTGCAAGcgcattgtatatatatgtacaattatctAATCGAAAAATACACAACAAGAAGCGAAAATAATTTAGCGAGCGTTCACGAAGACTCATTACATAGTTAACATCGTCGCGGATTCATTTCGCGAgtcgcaattaaaataaaatctcgcGCGATTATTCGACGCTACACCACTGGATGCTCTGATCGATTGATCGAGCTCGGTGAACGCATTTAAACACCGCCGTCTTGTCAAATCGCACGGCAGATTtggatgataaaataaaaaaagcaaaaaaaaaagtctcgaGATCTGTCGTGATATACTTTTGATTCGGACAGACTCGCTCGATGCAAGTGTGATCGATCAAGATTGCCTGCTGAAGAAAGCACCGCGTCAGGGAGATATCGtctgtctctctttcaattattttttccacatGTTTCTTAATATACAGCGCTTCTCCGATCAtctttattattcgatttctcgacaaacttctttttatatgaaaaattgtctGATTAATACGATGACAAACtattaaaatcgtaaaatagCTACAGCCTTATCACgcactaaataaaaaattagttacttagttatttttttacttagaCAATTAATTTAGACTTCCTGATGTGAGCCTTCGTTTTGGTCCATAATGACGTATACATGATGTTCCCATTatgcgtgtttttttttaaatattaattcgtattatttttttttgaaaatcgcagaattaatcttttcaatccGGCTTTCTAATTCTAAACTCTAACAAAGTGCAATCGCATAACATTATtatgagattatattttctttccgttaagaaaaatcattatagCTTATTAGCATTATGCGTTTTAATAGAGATGAAAGGATTAAATTGCAATCTCGAATTTTCTAgagattgttttattttttgacagaAATGATTATCTCCCTTTACACGGtgcttctttcttttaaaaatttcgagCTTGTCTcgctatgtatatatatatatatatatatatgtatattcactATTGTCGAAAAAACATACGTAAAGAGCGAGTACAAGGATAGGCGTgagtaataacaattaaatacaaGATCGCGTTGATGGCGCGACGATGATTTGTatgtgatgatgatgatgatgatgatgatgaacgACTCGACAGTGGATCCGGAAAAGATTCGTCGCTCTTTCTCCgccatatttttttcctcattCAAGATATCTTGGCGAAAGGAAACAATCGAAGATACTTTGTACAAAATACGATACAAGTAGCGATGTAACAACACTTTGCaatagttaaatataatatatgtatatatgtatatgtatatatatatatgtatatgtatatatatatatatatatgtatatttgtatatgcatatgtatatccCGTTATCATTTAATACGCGCGTACACGCTATGATTTCCCGTTCTATCTCGCTTGtctcacacatacacacacacacagttaTGATATATAGTCGTTCGATACGTGGCCGATTCGCGTGCCCCGATCGAACGATCATAAGTATTTTACGTCTGCGTTTCATTGGTGTCTGCCATCGCTCGGTTTCGCTTCTGATTTTTGTGCGCCGTTTAGGACGGCCTGACGATAAACGGTTCCATCGTCGTTCAACCTTTGGACACATCGTCCCCGAATCGATTCGCCTCGATTCTCTCGATCGAACAAGCAATCGTAAACTCGAGATTCATCCGAAAATACGGAGGACcgagatctctctctctctctctttatttctctctctctctctctttctctctctctcgtagtCCAGATGCGACGATTCTACGCGTGCGGGTCCATCTAAAGGGATGCTAAGATAAAAGCGGAGGAGGATATAGGGAGATGAACGCAAAGAGGAGGAAAGGAACTCTTTccaattacacacacacatgcgcgcacgcatacacacacacacacacacacacacacacacacacacacacacacacacacacacacacacacacacatacacatgggAACAAGAGAAAATTGTCAAGACGAAAGATCGTCATTGTTTATTTGTATGCGCCGCCATGGCTCTCGATATAGCGCTCGATTTTCACgaggaaaggaaaaaatagCTAGAGAATTATCGATTAGAGATATGATTATTGGTTGCTGCTGGGTGAGACGGTTCTCCAAGGCACACCCATGTTGTTGTCCACGTCCTCACTCCTATACGACGATATGGTTATCTCTCTAAATTGGCCTCCACCTCTCTCTTCTATTCGCGTGACGAAAAATCCGGCTTTCGACTTCGCTACGCTAGTACGCGTTCATTTCCgctcgtttttctttttttttttgtttttataaatgagCATGTTTTCCTCTTCTCGAATAATAGCGATATAATAGCGGCGAAGGTTTATTTGTTTTGATAATCGAATGACGGTTCCGAATAACGCGAGGTTCGAAGAGGACGAAGAGAGATTGGAAGAAAAAGTCGCGCGGATACGCGATTTATAAGACACGACGCTGATAGTTGAATATGGCATTCCATGTTCTTTGCGTTGATTATCTCGTTTATGTTGAGAGATTCTTGGCGGGCGAACAATCggcaagtatatatatatttttttttaatagaccATGCAACACCGATCGAGGATCCGTCgcacgaagaagaagaagaagaatttCGGAGAAGGAAGATTAAGAAGAAATTCGTTGAATCTCATACATATCTTTTGTCTCTTCTCGATCGATGGAATCGTCAGTGTCGATTCTCGGCGCGGACtttatatctccttttccCGATTCCGAGCAGTCTCCACCGAACGTCCTTTCTCCCTTCTGGAGGTTCGTCCTCGATTATATCTGTCCAGCGgcgatttctttctttcttttttttataacacaatttaCGCACAATTAATGGTTATTAATAGCGAATAacaacagcagcaacagcagcagcagtgATGGCGGCGCAGATTCTTCGCCTCTTCATCCTCCGTCTTGTCTTCAGCAACAACATGCTCTCTGGCGAGATTACTCATTATTACGTATTTCCTTCATTGTAAAATAACGTTCGTCATaatactgatttttttttacataacttGTCGAGAGATCGACAATTTGCGCACGCGTCAAACGTGGACGTCGAGCGCTAAAAGGAAGAAATGAAAACAACCGCGATAACGCGTCGTTATTATCAtcagcattattattattatcatcatcatcgtcgtcgttaCGCTATCAACTATCGCTCCTTCTCACTTGCCCAATCCAAATTTCATAAAGATCAGCTCTTTGCCCTTGGAAAGTATATCGCCACCGGCACTTGCACCCGCCATCTCAGTAAACTTTTGCATCAGGTTTGGCCCAGTACTTTGCTGTTGCGGCTGTTGCTGCTGATTCTGCTGTGTGTTAGGTTGCGTCTTAGACTGTGCCGTCGGCAGCACCGCCGGTATTCCTCTCATGGGTTTGCTAGTGCTCTGAGGAGGTTGCATTCCGGGTCCGCCTTGCTGATTCTGCTGCGAGAACGGTTGACCCGGTTGCTGTTGTTGCGGCTGTTGGAATTGTTGTTGCGGGGTCTGTTGGTATCCTAAACCCGGTTGTTGCTGCTGATACGGCTGATTCGGCTGCTGCTGCTGATACGGCTGATTCGGCTGGCCCTGATAGtcttgttgttgttgttgaaGGTGTTGGCCCTGCATACCCGGCATGTTACTACCAGCGACTCGATTGACCACGCCGCCCCTCCCCTTCCCCTAAGAACAAAGAAACGTAGATAAACGATTTTTCTCCCTTGACATGAAaactttcttgttttttttctagtctTTTTACTGAATTCGTCCAATCGCTAGATTGTTAACTCTGTAGCCCATGTCTATCTTTTTTGCTAGAGACCCTCTAATCTCTATTTTCTGCCTAGTTCTATCGCGCTCTACCGGTTACTTTCGCTAGTGTCACTTGTGCGCGAGAGACTTTTCTATCATTTCGAAGATTCTACGATTCGCTAACAAAAAATCTCTAAATTGTCGacaatttgaaaaagagaTGCAATGATCTTTGCTCACGTCGTGGTTTAAAATAGTTGACgacagaaataaataacgagAGTTGTTGATAGACGAGGCGTATGTAAGTCCgaagaagataaaataagGATAGACAGGAATATAAAGATGTTTGTGTCATATTTCTGATTCGTCATAAATTTTGTAGAATATGTATCAGTGTGGGACATTCACGCCATAGCAGTCTATCGAAGCAAAAAGTACATTTTCATTACGacgattttaatgaatatcaCAAGAGACCAATTAAGTACAACATGCTGTATGATATAAAGCGTTTATACGGCATATATATACGTTGACACATAGTTTGTGTCACGCAATAAAGCGCGATTCATActtgcaaaatacaaaaagacATACGACTAcgcaaaatgcaaaaatattggaCCGAAGAGCGTTTTTCTAATTctgatttttctaataaaaaataaatcgtctATTCTTTTCAGCCTAatgttaaatttgaaaaaattgataattttgtaagGCAATTAATaccttacattttattaatttatattttgcaatatatatatcttgcatTCATGCGAAAGAATCAAATATCATTCAGCAAGAATACTTGGAATCGCGAGTTAGAGTTGACAACGAAACACAGAAAGCGACAAGTACGAGATATACAaacgtacaaaaatatattttctataattccAATTcgatattatctatattatccattttatctatatgtcaaaatagagtaaacaaaataaagaatttaaaaaaatttttcttcctctaaaagaataatgtaataattctaaacaagaaaatatacaatttctttcagagatttaataataaaaattaaatttcaatctctcttctttttaagAGGAGATTGTCAactcttaataatataaacaacgACTTGCCAATCACGGTCAGTCGTCGATCGTGAAAATCTCGATGTACCTGAACAAGCGCACAAAAGCACACGAATTTGACGAGAAAAGCAcacgaaaaagagagaaagatagagaaagaaagcgcACGAAGAAATTTTCGGAAGAGGAGCGAGCTCACCTGTTGCTGAAGGTGGGGCGGTACGGGACCTTGCTGATGGGCACCCATGACACCGCCGCCGGGTGGCAAGTGACTGGGCCCATGCTGATTGGACGTGGTTACGGTCGTGTAGCTGTGGTGATTCGCTTGTTGGTAGGCTAGATGCGGTGGATTGTTTTGATGTTGTAGTTGATGTTGTTGGTTGTTCATTAGTGATGGTGGTGGTTGTTGTTGTTGTAGTTGTCTAGAGTCTAAGTGACAGACAGGGACAGACACAGGCACAATGCAGGCATCTAGCAACAGAGAAGAGAACAGAACCGTGTTGTCATTTATGGCGCatttatcttttacttttttttctttcgagtcGATCGAGCATGCCggagtatatatatgtacatatatatatatatatatatatatatatatatatatatataaaactttcaagATTCTAAAGAGACACGCGAATATATTTTCCAAGTAATAAGCGAGTGGATTGTTTGAATCGCGTAAAGTTTCTGGAATTACCAAAGACGAGGTCTTGTAAGTCACGCAAGAGGACGATGTCACCATTtgtttctcgatattttttgaACGAAATTTATCAGAGTAATCGTGATTTTACTTATGGATCGATCGATGAATAATCAAACGGAAAAATCAACGTAATCGTAAATGGCCAGCATGACAACACGACACGAACGACAATCATGTGACACGACGACCATCGATCAGTTCAGGCACACAGAAACAGATCATGTCGGTATATAAAGTAAACTGTTATATATCACAGCAACATGatcgtgtgtgtatataatcagtcgataattatatatatatagtgtaaatataatacgtatgtatataatatagacaGAGAGAATAGGACAGATATACGTAGAGTAGTAGTAACAGAGGCAGATAGTGCccggagagaaaaaaaatatatataaaaatatatacgtatatgtatatatatatatatatgtatattagatatatacttaataGAAGACATTGAAAGCAGCTTGGTGTTtcattgcatatatatgtatatatatatatatatatatataaatatataaaatctatataatatatatatatatatatatatatatatatatatatgtatatgtatatcgtcgTGTGTAAGACAGCACGTGTTTCCTCGGATGTTCACCAATTCTCTTATGTACATGTGACACAGAAAATTTCTATCGATACTTGTATATTTGTAACATTCACGATCTtggcaataattttgtatgtattacatttttaaatgccTACACAAGAGAGCGGGTTTATCGACGATATTTTATCAGTAAGTGCGTTTATCTGCGTGTACACATTTGAAGCGAAACAACGAATCCCTCTGATTAAGGTGCGAGTGCGGGACGTGTCGCAACGTCGAACGCgtaatttatactttacttTAAACGAtgattttatctaattatacgcCGCATGCTCATTCGGCTCGATTTGCATATAGATCATCCGGAGACTCGCCAGATTAGGGCAATGCTAATGATATCAGTGTGACCCTTCTGCCTGTCGTCTGGCACATCTGGTTTCGTGTCTTGTGCTTGCCGTTTGCGTttccgttcttttttttttttttctttttacacacCGACGCGACACTATTGTCTCGATTGAAACTTTTTGAACACAATTCGAGTGCGTTTTCGATTCGATCGTGTCTACGAAATCAGCGCGTCGCGTCGGTGTAGAAACGCACGTCAACAACTCCTCGAGCCAGTTCCAACGTCCCGTTGCCTCAAATCGCGTACAACCCACGTCCAACAATTTCTAGCTTGCAGCAAAAACCAATCGCTTCTACTTTCTAAGAATTTAGCGGCTCTCTTTTACATTACGCTGCAAATGCTACATCAAGGCACATATCGTTAATTGGGAACGTCGAAACGATATCGATGTACACATGGAGGAAAAGAATTTTGCTGTCACGTCGCTACTGCATATTTGACGCAAAAGCGATTAAACTTTGTTATTGTAAtcgtttattctatttatgacaaaatttttttcgtaaaataaaaaaaatcttgccGAATAGATTCTTGTCCTTTTCTgatcgaaataaatttaattaaaagaaaatttaattttcgttgCTTGTGTAATGACTGACGAAATTTGCTACAACATAAAATACACAGATGTGTCAGAgcaatctctttttctccgtGCAAAACGCAACATCGTTGATTTCGATGTCGTTTTGGCTTGAGGAGCTGGATCCATGCCCCGGTAATCGTCACTGTAAGGAAAAATCGATACAAAGATTGGTGTTGTTTACCTTTGCCACGTCGGTGACCGGCCGGAGGTGGTTCTCGAGGAGGTGGCGGCGGCCCTCTCGCGCCAGGTCCCTGACTTTGGCCGCCGGGTCGCCTACCAGGCGGTGGTTGTCCCTGATTCTGCCCTGGTGCTTCGGTGAGGAAGTTACTCGGCACTAAACCGCGCACGCCGTTCAGCTCGCCCATGTAAAAGCCGTCGTCGTCCATGTCGCCGTAAACGTAGATCTCGTTTCCGGTTTGGAACGTTAATTCCACTTGCTGCAAAATTAAGAAGTACGATTAGTaccacaaataaataataaatgtgtaatttttatatgtatatacatatgtaattcaTGAATAGAAAAAAGTTAACGGATTCTTAAGAATGACTAAATGcgtatttaaatgatatttttatgaataaggtttcaaataatatttttatgaataaagttttttaaaagttcaaaatattacaagataaaatattcaagataaaAATCTTACAGAATCAACGTTGGGAGACAATTCGTGAGGATCGTAATCATAGAGGGCTATCATCTTTTTCACAGGCATACTGGCGTAAATGTCTCCCCATCTCTCGCTTGTAGGTCCTCTCCTACCAGGCTGACCTTGACCTGGCGGTTCTTTAAGCTCTTCTACCATGTTATAAGGAACGTATCCTCGTCTACCGCGACACTCGCCCCAGTAAAAACCATCGGCATCTTTCTCGCCATACACCTGTAGAACACGttgtataagatttttttttatatttatgtacaagaagagaaaattatgactttttaattattaactgcAATATCATTAcagatttaaatatgaattgaatgcttaatttcgattttatgaaaaactttagaaaactaatatgtaattttttatgtatgaaattaattcttgttttaattaaaaaataaggttAATATGAATTTCGCAAATACTAGACGAGAACAGTATGAGAGAAGATGGAACCTTGATGGTATCGCCTTCAGAAAATGGTAATTCTTCCTCGCATGCGTCTGGATTTGGTGACATGGTTGTAGGATCGTAATCGAACAGCGCCACGAACCATCGCTGCCTTTTGTTCATCTGTTGAGCTGCACTTGTTGGGTGACCCGCTCCACCTTGAGCTTGTGTTACGCGTCCACCACGATAAACCGGACCTCTTCCCCTTTGAGATCCtgagtaatatataaagaaaaagaaatgtattaat belongs to Anoplolepis gracilipes chromosome 4, ASM4749672v1, whole genome shotgun sequence and includes:
- the LOC140665328 gene encoding uncharacterized protein, which encodes MSNNKCVKQPRKTYTKEQHEMTHSEKLRLIDDELNSFYKYCQQAGFTEEEMDIICQPLVAAMRRSWLQLVFRGTLVLIVLGTLACLAAQLDFVGTHFTALSRLLLIKVLPIWNWQPLYYENCMINNPFYNDYTITEEDCVTCEALETINRLSDVRYRNLVDNYLSRDAPAIITDAMDSWTVMNTDYFWFDNITHLYLEDERLMETVPCALTSNLRTGSSDLAAFLRRVHAPEVAKWFVHWQNCDINAVKVLRKYYQRPYFLSSTVSPAHFNWVLMSSDYNSPNYKKVELDSGLIALAQLRGATQLRLTPINPCNSSCPELIADLHQGEMLVFTNVMWTLEYAPMRGLDNIAILTETVWEEDT